A stretch of Schistocerca nitens isolate TAMUIC-IGC-003100 chromosome 6, iqSchNite1.1, whole genome shotgun sequence DNA encodes these proteins:
- the LOC126262761 gene encoding ejaculatory bulb-specific protein 3-like, which yields MKATLALVAALAITALAAADDEKYTTKYDNIDLDEVLANDRLMHQYELCFTEEDDGNCSPEGKELKKDIPDALENDCAKCNDKQKEATRKVIKFLINHKPETWHKLMEHYDKDGIYSEKYKKLEDELKE from the exons ATGAAGGCCACCCTGGCACTCGTAGCGGCGCTCGCCATCACGGCGCTGGCTGCCGCAGATGACGAGAAGTACACCACCAAGTACGACAACATCGACCTCGACGAGGTCCTTGCCAACGACCGCCTGATGCACCAGTACGAACTCTGCTTCACCGAGGAAGACGACGGTAACTGCAGCCCTGAGGGCAAGGAGCTCAAGA AAGACATCCCCGACGCACTAGAAAATGATTGTGCCAAATGCAACGACAAACAGAAGGAAGCCACTAGGAAAGTTATCAAGTTCCTAATCAACCACAAACCCGAAACTTGGCACAAACTGATGGAACATTATGACAAAGATGGAATATACAGCGAGAAATATAAGAAGCTTGAGGATGAGCTCAAAGAATGA